One window of the Camelina sativa cultivar DH55 chromosome 1, Cs, whole genome shotgun sequence genome contains the following:
- the LOC104790525 gene encoding ribonuclease Z, chloroplastic, with the protein MQLSSLPISFSKIFPFTKHHSPPPVVIHQLAAQIQTHRSNFVSPVKVSGYFSSISRAIEEEEEYRKARAAVNRKGVELESYAIEGISVGGHETCVIVPELKCVFDIGRCPSRAIQQKFLFITHAHLDHIGGLPMYVASRGLYNLEPPKIFVPPSIKEDVEKLLEIHRTMGQVELNVELIPLDVGETYELRNDIVVRPFATHHVIPSQGYVIYSVRKKLQKQYAHLKGKQIEKIKKSGVEITDTILSPEIAFTGDTTAEYMLDPRNADALRAKVLITEATFLDESFTTEHAQELGHTHISQIIENAKWIRSKTVLLTHFSSRYHVEEIREAVLKLQSKVSAKVIPLTEGFRSRYS; encoded by the exons atgcagcTTTCTTCGTTACCAATCTCGTTTTCCAAAATCTTCCCTTTCACCAAACACCATAGCCCTCCTCCAGTGGTCATTCACCAGCTCGCCGCGCAGATACAGACCCACCGTAGCAATTTCGTGAGCCCGGTCAAAGTCTCCGGCTACTTCTCATCTATTAGCCGCGcaatcgaggaagaagaagagtacagGAAAGCACGCGCCGCCGTGAACCGTAAAGGCGTCGAATTGGAGAGTTATGCGATTGAGGGCATATCCGTAGGTGGGCACGAGACTTGTGTCATCGTACCTGAGCTCAAATGTGTATTTGATATTGGGAGGTGCCCTTCTCGTGCTATTCAGCAGAAGTTTCTTTTTATCACTCACGCTCATCTTGATCATATT GGAGGGCTACCGATGTATGTAGCGAGCCGTGGTTTATACAATCTTGAGCCACCGAAAATATTTGTGCCACCATCTATTAAAGAAGATGTTGAGAAACTTCTTGAGATTCACAGGACTATGGGTCAAGTAGAGTTGAATGTAGAACTGATTCCACTTGATGTAG GTGAGACATATGAGTTGCGGAATGACATTGTTGTTAGACCGTTTGCAACTCACCACGTCATACCGAGCCAG GGTTATGTGATCTACTCAGTCAGGAAGAAGTTGCAGAAGCAATATGCTCACCTTAAAGGCAAACAGatagaaaagattaaaaaatctGGTGTCGag ATTACAGACACAATATTATCCCCTGAGATAGCCTTCACTGGAGATACAACTGCAGAGTATATGCTTGACCCTCGTAACGCTGATGCATTGAGGGCAAAAGTTCTTATAACCGAG GCAACATTCTTGGATGAAAGTTTTACCACTGAGCATGCGCAAGAACTCGGTCATACTCATATATCTCAG ATTATTGAGAACGCAAAATGGATCCGGAGCAAAACTGTATTATTGACGCATTTCTCATCTCGTTACCATGTAGAG GAAATTCGCGAAGCTGTGCTTAAGTTGCAGTCAAAAGTATCCGCAAAGGTCATTCCTCTTACAGAAGGTTTCAGGTCAAGATATTCTTAA
- the LOC104790537 gene encoding 3-oxoacyl-[acyl-carrier-protein] synthase, mitochondrial isoform X2 translates to MATSYLRRHLSSSRLRLKRFISTSTSSSSSSSSSSSSSYPSPRRVVVTGLGLVTPLGRGVETTWRRLIGGECGIRGLTLDDLKMKSFDEETKLYTFDQLSSKVAAFVPFGSNPGEFDEALWLNSKAVANFIGYALCAADEALRDAEWLPTEEEEKERTGVSIGGGIGSISDIVEAAQLICEKRLRRLSPFFIPKILVNMASGHVSMKYGFQGPNHAAVTACATGAHSIGDATRMIQFGDADVMVAGGTESSIDALSVAGFSRSRALSTKFNSSPQEASRPFDCDRDGFVIGEGSGVVVLEEYEHAKRRGAKIYAELRGYGMSGDAHHITQPPEDGKGAVLAMSRALRQAMPWKQELSRPYSLNMLLQAPWLSPPPRGQLVIFLEQLEQWKLFSVFLLYITVLFH, encoded by the exons ATGGCGACCTCTTATCTCCGTAGACACTTGAGCTCAAGTCGCCTCCGCTTGAAACGTTTCATCTCTAcctctacttcttcttcgtcttcttcttcttcttcttcttcttcttcttatccttcaCCTCGCCGTGTTGTTGTCACTG GTCTAGGCTTGGTGACTCCACTTGGACGAGGCGTTGAAACAACATGGCGGCGTTTAATTGGTGGAGAATGTGGGATTAGAGGATTGACTCTTGATGATCTCAAGATGAAGTCTTTTGATGAAGAGACTAAGTTGTATACTTTTGATCAGCTCTCTTCTAAAGTTGCGGCCTTTGTGCCTTTTGGATCAAACCCAGGTGAATTTGATGAAGCCCTTTGGCTAAACTCCAAG GCAGTTGCGAATTTTATCGGATATGCTTTATGTGCTGCTGATGAAGCTTTGAGGGATGCAGAGTGGTTACCAactgaggaggaagaaaaagaaagaaca GGAGTCTCAATTGGTGGTGGAATCGGAAGTATAAGTGACATTGTGGAGGCAGCGCAGCTGATTTGTGAAAAG AGACTGCGCCGGCTTAGTCCATTTTTCATCCCAAAAATTTTAGTAAACATGGCATCTGGTCATGTGAGCATGAAGTATGGATTCCAG GGGCCCAACCATGCTGCTGTGACAGCTTGCGCAACTGGTGCACACTCTATAGGTGATGCCACTAGGATGATTCAATTTGGAGATGCAGATGTTATGGTGGCAGGTGGAACTGAGTCCAGCATTGATGCTCTGTCCGTTGCTGGATTCTCTAG ATCAAGAGCTTTGTCAACTAAGTTCAATTCTTCTCCGCAAGAAGCTTCACGGCCTTTTGATTGTGATCGAGATGGTTTTGT GATAGGGGAAGGTTCAGGGGTTGTAGTATTGGAG GAATATGAACATGCAAAAAGACGTGGAGCAAAAATTTATGCAGAGCTTCGTGGATATGGGATGTCAG GTGATGCACATCATATTACTCAACCTCCTGAAGATGGAAAGGGAGCTGTTTTGGCCATGTCACGTGCGTTAAGACAA GCGATGCCGTGGAAGCAAGAGCTCTCAAGACCGTATTCTCTGAACATGCTACTTCAGGCACCTTGGCTTTCTCCTCCACCAAG GGGGCAACTGGTCATCTTCTTGGAGCAGCTGGAGCAGTGGAAGCTATTTTCAGTATTCTTGCTATACATCAC GGTGTTGTTCCACTGA
- the LOC104790537 gene encoding 3-oxoacyl-[acyl-carrier-protein] synthase, mitochondrial isoform X1: MATSYLRRHLSSSRLRLKRFISTSTSSSSSSSSSSSSSYPSPRRVVVTGLGLVTPLGRGVETTWRRLIGGECGIRGLTLDDLKMKSFDEETKLYTFDQLSSKVAAFVPFGSNPGEFDEALWLNSKAVANFIGYALCAADEALRDAEWLPTEEEEKERTGVSIGGGIGSISDIVEAAQLICEKRLRRLSPFFIPKILVNMASGHVSMKYGFQGPNHAAVTACATGAHSIGDATRMIQFGDADVMVAGGTESSIDALSVAGFSRSRALSTKFNSSPQEASRPFDCDRDGFVIGEGSGVVVLEEYEHAKRRGAKIYAELRGYGMSGDAHHITQPPEDGKGAVLAMSRALRQSGLCPNQVDYINAHATSTPIGDAVEARALKTVFSEHATSGTLAFSSTKGATGHLLGAAGAVEAIFSILAIHHGVVPLTLNVKNPDPIFDQSFMPLTTSKEMLVRTAMSNSFGFGGTNASLLFASI; this comes from the exons ATGGCGACCTCTTATCTCCGTAGACACTTGAGCTCAAGTCGCCTCCGCTTGAAACGTTTCATCTCTAcctctacttcttcttcgtcttcttcttcttcttcttcttcttcttcttatccttcaCCTCGCCGTGTTGTTGTCACTG GTCTAGGCTTGGTGACTCCACTTGGACGAGGCGTTGAAACAACATGGCGGCGTTTAATTGGTGGAGAATGTGGGATTAGAGGATTGACTCTTGATGATCTCAAGATGAAGTCTTTTGATGAAGAGACTAAGTTGTATACTTTTGATCAGCTCTCTTCTAAAGTTGCGGCCTTTGTGCCTTTTGGATCAAACCCAGGTGAATTTGATGAAGCCCTTTGGCTAAACTCCAAG GCAGTTGCGAATTTTATCGGATATGCTTTATGTGCTGCTGATGAAGCTTTGAGGGATGCAGAGTGGTTACCAactgaggaggaagaaaaagaaagaaca GGAGTCTCAATTGGTGGTGGAATCGGAAGTATAAGTGACATTGTGGAGGCAGCGCAGCTGATTTGTGAAAAG AGACTGCGCCGGCTTAGTCCATTTTTCATCCCAAAAATTTTAGTAAACATGGCATCTGGTCATGTGAGCATGAAGTATGGATTCCAG GGGCCCAACCATGCTGCTGTGACAGCTTGCGCAACTGGTGCACACTCTATAGGTGATGCCACTAGGATGATTCAATTTGGAGATGCAGATGTTATGGTGGCAGGTGGAACTGAGTCCAGCATTGATGCTCTGTCCGTTGCTGGATTCTCTAG ATCAAGAGCTTTGTCAACTAAGTTCAATTCTTCTCCGCAAGAAGCTTCACGGCCTTTTGATTGTGATCGAGATGGTTTTGT GATAGGGGAAGGTTCAGGGGTTGTAGTATTGGAG GAATATGAACATGCAAAAAGACGTGGAGCAAAAATTTATGCAGAGCTTCGTGGATATGGGATGTCAG GTGATGCACATCATATTACTCAACCTCCTGAAGATGGAAAGGGAGCTGTTTTGGCCATGTCACGTGCGTTAAGACAA TCTGGTCTGTGTCCAAACCAAGTTGATTATATAAACGCACATGCAACATCAACCCCAATTG GCGATGCCGTGGAAGCAAGAGCTCTCAAGACCGTATTCTCTGAACATGCTACTTCAGGCACCTTGGCTTTCTCCTCCACCAAG GGGGCAACTGGTCATCTTCTTGGAGCAGCTGGAGCAGTGGAAGCTATTTTCAGTATTCTTGCTATACATCAC GGTGTTGTTCCACTGACTCTGAATGTCAAGAATCCAGATCCCATCTTCGACCAAAGTTTCATGCCTTTAACCACTTCGAAAGAGATGCTCGTTAGGACAGCAATGTCGAATTCGTTTGGCTTTGGAGGAACAAATGCATCTTTGCTCTTTGCCTCTATCTAA